The sequence CTCAATTAAAATTGGTATTCTATAACTTTAATATACTCTAATACCCTCTTCAAGATGGAAGGTGCAAATTCAATAACTCCAACTGATACGGATAAGTGTTGAATGTGTTGATTTTAATCGTAAATCAACGAAAGAAGTTCTTCTCAAACCTAGTTTGAAGGAGTTAATTCCAACAAGGTTGAACCTTGCCCTCTAATGGAGGCTGAAAATAtttgattgaataaaaaataCCTTTCATTATAAATAAGGAGACTTATATACCTCTcctaatgataaaaataaaagacctAAATACCCTAACTAGGATTACAACCAATAAAGAAATGATAGGGGTGAGGAGGAGAGAAAGGTGCAAGTGTCATTTAGGTTATTATCGTCAAATGGCAAGACAACAATTATAGTAATAGCAAAACAGTAAATTACAGAAATGAGCAGAAAAACTGACAGTCATGTCTCTTTGTTCGGAATTTCTGAAAAACCATGCCACACGATGTGTGGCCTTCCTAAGCGCCCAACCATCGCCTTTCTTCAAAGTTCACTCAGTGTGTGGGCAGTGGCACACGTCGAGTGAATTAAATCCAAAAGTTCTAGGAGCTTTCTTTAATATCCACACGGTGTGTGCCCCTTGTAACACACCGTGTGAGAAGAAAAATCGCACCATTTCCTGAAAAACACAACTCAAACCTTTAAACACAAGTGACAAATGATTATCTCTGAATAATTTACTAACGGATAacaaattaaagataaaaataggTATATAAAGTACATTTGTATAAAATAAGGGATCCATAAGTTGTGcaatgctttttttttattaacaataACTCTAGCATTGTTAGGCAAATGTACTCTAAGTGATGGAATATCTTGcaataaagtaaaaaatattaCCCTCGTTACTCCCAGGATCGAAAAACCACTTGAAGGATTTGAAGTAAAGCATGTTGGTATTGAGGAAacgaattttaaatatttttcctaaacaaacaatcagtgTGATCCAATCACTCTGATTTAACAGTCAAACATCCAATGTTTGACATCAAATTCTTAACCAGAATCATTAAATTctttaataatcaaattgatatatatatatatatatatagtacgAGATTGGAATAATACGTtttgtagattccaatcgggtattTAAGCTTCTCTAACAATGAAGTCTCTAGTCACTCTACCAAGTCGATTAGATCATGCTTTGAAGAAATTGACTAATCTTGCTCAAAATTGAAAGCTCATATCTTTCAATATCAAGTATATACGACATAAAGCGATCCGAAGATCGAAGAAAGAGaattaacaaaagaaaaactttataagaaaaaaaaaacagacgAAAGCAGAAGAAAAACTTATAAATGTAAAGGAGAAGCTCATAAAGATTTCAATTCTGAATTAATGCGGACCTTTTTTTTTCCTGATACCAtaacaaaattgaaaaagaaTAATAATATTACATCGATCATGTGATTAGTTATAATAGATTTGATCAATTCACCTTACAATTAGGTTTGAACCTAATTCCCCGCTATAAATAAATTGATCCATATCATCCTAAAGCAAACTATACAAAATTCTAACTCCCAACCAATGCTAGTTTCTCTAATCTTCACTTCTCTGAACGTCTTTTTAGTTTGTCAATTCGTCTCATCTTTTTCAGTTTAATTTGATATAAAATTTGTGTGAATTGTAATACGAGATCAcaatttgatttaatatgtgTTGATGATTTTCACCTCCAAGAATTAAcaagattgttttttttttaattattgggACGTACGTGTATTGATCCTTTAATTGTTTGAAGTAAATATAAGAAAAAGTGAGGATTAGTGGTTAGGTAATCAAAGAAAGGCATAAACAGTTCACAGATATCATGTATGTATGTAGTGACATGACATGATTGATGCGTGCGTTAACATGGAAAGCTATTTTTGAAGGCAACACCACACGtgcctttctttttttcttttcttttctttaataaTCATTTTACATGCCATCCCATTGGTTGGAACTTCGAAGTGGAACCGACCAAGATAgaatttcattattttttactatCTTCCCAAGCGGTCCTCCCACTATAATTTTACTATTTGTTATAAAATAATTCTAACAACAAGTCAACTCCTACTAAAATGATTTTTTCTAAAATGATTTTTTCTacgttttaaaataataatagataTATCAataatagaataatatatttttatagaattatatttgtttagaaataataaatattagcttatattatatttatatgtgcTACCTTAgactaatttattaaaataatacaaattttaaaattaaattatgtaaaaatcTGTTTTATGATAATGAAAGGTAtaactaattaatatttttatcaacATGTCAAATCAAGTTAATATCACATATAatacaaaaaattataaaaaattatagttgAATTGATACACCTATAATTTCAGGTTTTGAATTTAAACTCGCTATCTTATAAATACAGTAAAACATCTATATAGGAATCCAACTTGGaccagttataaataggaataacctcccaaacgttatttgttatacacttttcaagttccacctttagaaactatgcctctatatagtaataattatatatatatattaagaattcaaactaaattataaaatattaaaaaaaatattgaaattatcaatgagttggaaacacaaactacaacttgaaattataaatatttagtattctcattgatatttacattttttctataaaactcttccaattatctatatattgaaaatctAAACTTTAAATTGAAATACTCATCGAAGTATGTGGTTTGCAAGTGAGCTACTAAGTACTTTGCAAGTTCAAAGATTTAGTAGCaaatataaaaactaaatcaaTGTGTTAaacaactttacataaatattttctgaataataataattagagaGTTCTTATTAtcgttaaaaatttaaaattttatgcaCTGAAAAATTTATTATACCAacctctatttagtaataacctcccaattatTATACAAATAGTCTGGTTCCAAgtgtattcttatatagaggttttactatatatataatatcacataaataaaataaactaaactGTGTGAAATTTTTAATTCATACATCTTTACAAATCTCTAATTGAATCTACAAATCTCTTGAACATAAAATCACAAGAAAACATACAATTGAAAAACTCcataagaataataaaaaaaacttgaaaaaaataAGGAATCATTATCATTTGCAAGGCTACAAGAGTTAATAAATCATTTAACCCACTTCCTTCTCGGTTAGTTTCTTATTTGATTTGTAAATCTCATCTAATCGAACATTTTTCCATTTGAATTTCCGCTTGTGAGCAACTTACTGGCTTTGTGTAAAGCCATTAATTAACAAGTCAAAACTATATCTTTCTTTTCGGCCATTGTTAAACCATTTGTTAGAATTTGCAACATTTCtgtatacattttttttattatgtataaaaatcgataaaatatttcaatttagtttgaaattataattattttattaatctcAACGGAAATATTATTGATTATTGCATTAACTAgctataatattaaattaaataaaaataaagtagaaaaattaaatgtaaatttaacattttcaactattttaattaaattacgtaaaaattaaaactgattgtagtatgttattttaagaggGAGGGATTgtcttttcaaaaaaataaaataaaaagagaggGATTGTATATTAATAATGTTattttagataattaaatattttttaggatAACCTAGGTGATGTTTTATCCAATAATTAAAGAGGAAATTAAGGaaacaatgaaataaaataaatatgcaaTGATTATATAACGAAATAAAAGCTTTACTAATTAGTACTAGTAGATTACAGAAGCCCTTATGAAAAATTAAACGGGCTTTAACACCAATTTCTTCAAATCCATTAATTAAAAAGATAACTAATTAGCAAACTCTAACATCATCTTACCAGGATTATTCTACCTCTACTTGCAAAAGACAAATAATTATACTTCATCAAACTACataatcattaattaattatagataatcCTTAAACCcaactttttgtcaaaacgaaggAACGACGCCGTATTGGACATCAGACATGTACGCAGCTGAAGCAGAGTTATATAGCCTGTCGAGGTCGTTGTCAATTTCAGTTCGTTTAGCGAACCGGCCTTTAATTCTCGGCCTTGTTTCGGCGTAAGCTTTACGGGAGGCATACCGTATCGTCTTTTCGAATTTCCGATTCTTCCTCTTCTCTCTGTATCTTAACACCCTTGCTTCACGATCAATCCCACACATTTGAACAGCTTGGTTCGCGTTCGCAGCCGAGATGGCCCCACTTGGATCGGGATTAGAATTCATGTTTCGGCCGAACGGGTACGATATATCGGACATTGAATTTCCATCAGGAACAACTCCGACATCGAGCGAGGAAGAAGATACCTGAAAGTAATTAAGCAGACAAAAattgagaaaaacaaaaaaaaaaacaaagaattcAATACCGGAGATGAATTTAAAATCGTAAAAAACACTCACGCTTTGGCTAATAGATTGAGATGGATAGTTGAAAGATGAGAGCTTCGATCGGCAGAAATCAATATCGTAACAATTTTCATTAGTGATAACAGGAATCGGCGGCTGAATCAGAGGTTTGGTCTGTACAGGCACAACGCTATCAGTAGCTCCGTTTTGAAATTCATGAATATCAATAAACGGATCCATCTCAGGAAAAAACAGATCCCCACCTGATTTCATTTCATGATTTTCCATGGAATGTTTCGAATTCGGATTCTGATTCGGAAACAACCAAGAAACCCCATTAATATCATCATTAATTTCCTCCTCCTCCTGCTCCTGCTCCTGCCGCTGCTGCTGAtgctgatgatgaagaaatccAGCGGACGCCGCAGAATCGGCGTCGTGATCATTAGGAACTAAGAAATTAAACGGCGACGTTTTAACAATGGAGTCAGCAGAATCAAAGAAAGGCTGAATAGGAACACGTTCATGTCGTCGCGCGAGAGGATTAGCGGAGTGAATATCAGAATCACAAGTAATACACAAAGCAGCAGCGTCAGCTTTACAAGTAACAGCAGCCGGAGCTTGTTCACAAACTTCGCACATCCAAACACGTTCATGCCGAGAAACAAGCCTGTTCGCGCTATGGATTTTCGTGTCACAGCTGAGACATAGAAAAGCAGAATCCGCCCTGCAAAACGCAGCAGCAGCTGCCGTTTTACAGGAATCGCACCGTCGGGCAGGGACAGTCCAACCGCCGGTTAAAGTCTTCAAAGTTTCAAATTGAATTCCCATTTATGAAATTAAGATCGAAATGGGAAATGGGTATGAGTTAATTTTGGAAAAGAATGAGAAATGAGAGTAGTAGTAcaagtagaagaagaagaaggggggTGTGGGGGCAAGGTGCTTGTAGAGTTGGGGTCTTTGATAGCAGAGGTATTGATTTCTATCTATCTAGTCAGACTCAGGGAAATCTGGGTAATGACGAGTGAGGGAGGGACACGTGGATCAATTTATGGCCACAAGAGTTTGTTATTTTAGTGAAAATATaggtaatttattaattaaatttggaTTTTTAATAATGTTTGTGAGAAGTAATTGTCACAGTGTCTGTGCCGACGTGGGACCAAGTTCAGAGGGAAGGGTATGGGGAAGTGACAGAAGGTTTTATGGAAACTTTTCTCATTCATTACTACTggataatagtaataataatgaGAAGGGGCGGGGCGGGGCGGGGGGTGGTTTATTCAGATTGGAGTTTTGCTGAATTTAGGGTCGAGCATTACCATCTTGAATGGGAAGTGTTTGTTCAGTGGAGAGTGTTTTGTATTGAAGAAGTAAttgatgtttatttattttcaaggttgtaaaaaaggCTAGGCGCTAGTTGGGCGGATAAGGCACTCGATGATTAATCGGGCATTAGTCGGTGATTAAtcgaatttgtatttttgtatcttttattttttaatcaataaattattgtgtaaattgaattaaaatatgtattattttataatatttggtAACAATTTTGAGCATAAATGAACAATAATGCAACATATCGTTCTCATAATACATTGTTTTTGCAGATTGTTTGTGATAATGCAGCTGCCTGTTCGGTAGCAGAATCCACACGGTGAACAAGCAGGAAAGGAGTGCGGACAAGCGAAGAACAAGGAAGAGAACAAGAACTCATGGGAACAATTTGTACCCGAATGACTTGAATCAATCATCCTAAAATCATTGGAGACCTTTCCAGAAGAAGAATTAATGCTGGAGGCAGAACAACCATCCCTCACAGAAGAAATCATCAAGCATGGGCGGACTGCTGTGCTGCAGACTGTTCCTGACTGTCAGAATAGTCTGCCAGACCAtatcttctttattttattatatcctGAACAATGATTTCTAAACAATTTTCGGGCTATTTAAGGAGCCCTCGTTTTGTATGTGACTCATTCAGATTTTCGGATCTGAAGCCTTGTGTGAAACTTTGTTTTATGTGTTttaatatattgttgttttcttcattgttgatttgttttatctcattcaATCATGAGTGAGTAATTCACTAAGCAGGTATGCAGCGGAGCAGAAACAGGTAAATAGAGCAGGATAATTCCTCTCTAAACTCATTAAGTGTGTATGGCTTGGCTGTTCAATGAGTAATTAACGAGAAATAGGAGTAGCTAACCTGTTTTTAAGCTGAGCAATCACGAGGAGACTCTTTTTGCAAAGCTGAACTTTCATTGAACACATTTAATTATGACACGGAGACGTAATTGATTGAATGTTAAGGGTTTTAGTTGTTCCAACTAAATGCTTTCCTGTTCTTAAAGCTTCAGAATATATTAATCTCAAGGAGActtattttgattatttttaaaGAACGTTGGGAACAAGGGAGACCTGACTCAACCGATTTTCGTGAAAGATACCTTAAGCTAAAGCTGTTCCCACCTAATGAACAAGGAAAGGAATGCCTGTTCTGGAACCATTTTGTGTATGATGTATACCTGTTGCTTTTCCATCTGAATTTCAATTAAACTCTTTGATTGTTTTACGTTTCATATTGCAACAAACCACCTTCGAATCAACTTAAGATTTTGGTTACTTAATAAACTTGGCTATACATACTTTGAAGGGGGTAAGCGTGCGGTTGTTCTATCCTCGTGGAAACGATAtctacttatcactttattacttggacctagtgcac comes from Euphorbia lathyris chromosome 8, ddEupLath1.1, whole genome shotgun sequence and encodes:
- the LOC136203729 gene encoding zinc finger protein CONSTANS-LIKE 5; protein product: MGIQFETLKTLTGGWTVPARRCDSCKTAAAAAFCRADSAFLCLSCDTKIHSANRLVSRHERVWMCEVCEQAPAAVTCKADAAALCITCDSDIHSANPLARRHERVPIQPFFDSADSIVKTSPFNFLVPNDHDADSAASAGFLHHQHQQQRQEQEQEEEEINDDINGVSWLFPNQNPNSKHSMENHEMKSGGDLFFPEMDPFIDIHEFQNGATDSVVPVQTKPLIQPPIPVITNENCYDIDFCRSKLSSFNYPSQSISQSVSSSSLDVGVVPDGNSMSDISYPFGRNMNSNPDPSGAISAANANQAVQMCGIDREARVLRYREKRKNRKFEKTIRYASRKAYAETRPRIKGRFAKRTEIDNDLDRLYNSASAAYMSDVQYGVVPSF